Below is a genomic region from Lemur catta isolate mLemCat1 chromosome 15, mLemCat1.pri, whole genome shotgun sequence.
GGTGGGCGGCGTGGGCGGCAGCGCCGGGGCCGCCTTGGGGAACCGCAGCCACGGGCTGGGCACGTGGCTGGGCTGCTGCCCCGGGGGCGCACCGTTGGCTGCCAGCGACGGGATCCCCGCGGGGCTGGCGCCCGACGAGCGCAGCCTGTGGGTGTCGCGCGTGGCGCAGATCGCCGTGCTCTGCG
It encodes:
- the RPRML gene encoding reprimo-like protein, producing MNATFLNHSGLGEVGGVGGSAGAALGNRSHGLGTWLGCCPGGAPLAASDGIPAGLAPDERSLWVSRVAQIAVLCVLSLTVVFGVFFLGCNLLIKSESMINFLVQERRPSKDVGAAILGLY